A part of Homoserinibacter sp. YIM 151385 genomic DNA contains:
- a CDS encoding SDR family oxidoreductase, which produces MDSTDTPNVLPAGALAGKRALVTGSSRGIGADTAQFLAAAGAKVVINYRNKAARADKVVGRIEAAGGEAMAIGADLTDPASRRALFETIRTEWAGLDILVLNASGGMEQGMAEDYAMQLNRDAQVALLEAAIPLLAEGSRVVFVTSHQAHFINTVETMDEYDVVARSKRAGEDGLRARILELESAGISFVVVSGDMIEGTITATLLERANPGAIQSRREDAGRLYNVSEFAAEVAKAAVEPIPENHTRYVGDVSGFQGA; this is translated from the coding sequence GTGGATTCGACTGACACCCCCAACGTCCTCCCCGCAGGCGCCCTCGCGGGCAAGCGCGCCCTCGTGACGGGCTCCTCGCGCGGCATCGGCGCCGACACGGCGCAGTTCCTCGCGGCGGCCGGTGCGAAGGTCGTCATCAACTACCGCAACAAGGCCGCCCGCGCCGACAAGGTCGTGGGCCGGATCGAGGCGGCCGGGGGCGAGGCGATGGCCATCGGCGCCGACCTCACCGACCCGGCCTCGCGTCGAGCGCTGTTCGAGACGATCCGCACCGAGTGGGCGGGGCTCGACATCCTCGTCCTCAACGCCTCCGGCGGCATGGAGCAGGGCATGGCCGAGGACTACGCCATGCAGCTCAACCGCGACGCGCAGGTCGCGCTCCTCGAGGCGGCGATCCCGCTGCTCGCGGAGGGCAGCCGGGTCGTCTTCGTGACGAGCCACCAGGCGCACTTCATCAACACGGTCGAGACGATGGACGAGTACGACGTCGTCGCCCGCTCGAAGCGCGCGGGCGAGGATGGGCTGCGCGCCCGGATCCTCGAGCTCGAGTCCGCCGGGATCTCCTTCGTGGTCGTCTCGGGCGACATGATCGAGGGCACCATCACCGCGACGCTCCTCGAGCGCGCGAACCCGGGTGCGATCCAGTCGCGCCGCGAGGACGCGGGCCGTCTCTACAACGTCTCGGAGTTCGCGGCGGAGGTCGCGAAGGCGGCGGTCGAGCCCATCCCCGAGAACCACACCCGCTACGTCGGCGACGTCTCGGGCTTCCAGGGCGCCTGA
- a CDS encoding NfeD family protein, protein MFPDLTQYLWIVWLVFVVLFVIVELVTLEFTFLMLAAGSLVGGLGMNLIGAPWWAQIGTAAVVSALLLFTIRPLLLRTLKKGADPTPSNVDALHGLGGRVTVAFADGAGTVKLDNGETWTARRSPAGATDIPLDQGARIVVTRIHGATAEVAPAPTASPTAERSEDA, encoded by the coding sequence ATGTTCCCCGACCTCACCCAGTACCTCTGGATCGTCTGGCTCGTGTTCGTGGTGCTGTTCGTGATCGTCGAGCTCGTGACCCTCGAGTTCACCTTCCTCATGCTCGCGGCGGGCTCGCTCGTCGGCGGGCTCGGCATGAACCTCATCGGCGCGCCGTGGTGGGCCCAGATCGGCACGGCGGCGGTCGTCTCGGCGCTGCTGCTCTTCACCATCCGGCCGCTCCTGCTCAGGACCCTCAAGAAGGGCGCCGATCCGACCCCGAGCAACGTGGATGCGCTCCACGGCCTCGGCGGGCGCGTCACGGTCGCCTTCGCCGACGGCGCCGGCACGGTCAAGCTCGACAACGGCGAGACCTGGACCGCGCGCCGCTCCCCCGCGGGCGCGACCGACATCCCGCTCGATCAGGGCGCCCGGATCGTCGTCACCCGCATCCACGGCGCGACCGCCGAGGTCGCGCCCGCTCCCACCGCCAGTCCCACCGCAGAAAGGAGCGAGGATGCTTGA
- a CDS encoding SPFH domain-containing protein has protein sequence MLDSGAFIGQFFIIALLVVVAIFVIVMLFRSIRIIPQAYAGVVERLGKYHKTLQPGLNLLVPFIDRLRPLVDMREQVVSFPPQPVITEDNLVVSIDTVVYFQVTDARAATYEIANYLGAVEQLTTTTLRNVVGGLNLEEALTSRDNINGQLRIVLDEATGKWGIRVGRVELKAIDPPVSIQDSMEKQMRAERDRRAAILTAEGTKQSQILEAEGRRQSDILRAEGEAKAAVLRAQGEAEAIQTVFTAIHAGNPDSKLLAYQYLQTLPKLAEGDSNKMWIIPSELTEALKGIGEGFFAPRGTPPGQ, from the coding sequence ATGCTTGACTCCGGGGCCTTCATCGGCCAGTTCTTCATCATCGCGCTGCTCGTCGTCGTCGCGATCTTCGTGATCGTGATGCTCTTCCGCTCGATCCGGATCATCCCGCAGGCCTACGCCGGCGTCGTCGAGCGCCTCGGGAAGTACCACAAGACCCTCCAGCCGGGCCTCAACCTGCTCGTGCCCTTCATCGACCGGCTCCGTCCGCTCGTCGACATGCGCGAGCAGGTCGTCTCGTTCCCGCCGCAGCCGGTCATCACCGAGGACAACCTCGTCGTCTCGATCGACACGGTCGTGTACTTCCAGGTCACGGACGCGCGCGCCGCGACCTATGAGATCGCGAACTACCTGGGCGCCGTCGAGCAGCTCACCACGACGACGCTCCGCAACGTCGTCGGCGGGCTCAACCTCGAGGAGGCGCTGACCAGCCGCGACAACATCAACGGCCAGCTCCGCATCGTCCTCGACGAGGCGACCGGAAAGTGGGGCATCCGCGTGGGCCGCGTCGAGCTCAAGGCGATCGACCCGCCCGTCTCGATCCAGGACTCCATGGAGAAGCAGATGCGCGCCGAGCGCGACCGCCGCGCCGCGATCCTCACGGCCGAGGGCACGAAGCAGTCGCAGATCCTCGAGGCGGAGGGGCGCCGGCAGTCGGACATCCTCCGCGCCGAGGGCGAGGCGAAGGCCGCGGTGCTGCGCGCGCAGGGCGAGGCCGAGGCCATCCAGACCGTCTTCACCGCGATCCACGCCGGCAACCCGGACTCGAAGCTGCTCGCGTACCAGTACCTGCAGACCCTGCCGAAGCTCGCCGAGGGCGACTCCAACAAGATGTGGATCATCCCCTCCGAGCTCACCGAGGCCCTCAAGGGCATCGGCGAGGGCTTCTTCGCGCCCCGTGGCACGCCGCCCGGCCAGTAG
- a CDS encoding glycerophosphodiester phosphodiesterase family protein yields the protein MARRPASSGGEGFLSPAPPRILAHRGLALEAPENSLLAFAKALAIGVTHLETDVHGSADGVSVVSHDPDLVRVAGRDVRVAQLTMAELRRIPLGEAQGYSSLAEALDAFPDARFNIDIKSEDAIAPTIAAIREARAIDRVLISSFSRSRRRAVVEGLPGVATSLSASEVAPLLLAARLGARAAVRRLVRGIDAVQIPPRAKGIDLVPRGAVEAIRAAGVELHIWTVNDPAEMHRLLDLGVDGLVTDRADLAVEVLAARA from the coding sequence GTGGCACGCCGCCCGGCCAGTAGCGGGGGCGAGGGCTTCCTCTCCCCGGCTCCCCCGCGCATCCTCGCGCACCGGGGCCTCGCGCTCGAGGCCCCGGAGAACTCCCTGCTCGCCTTCGCCAAGGCGCTCGCGATCGGGGTCACGCACCTCGAGACCGACGTGCACGGCTCGGCCGACGGGGTCTCGGTCGTGAGCCACGACCCCGATCTGGTTCGCGTCGCGGGGCGGGATGTGCGGGTCGCGCAGCTGACGATGGCGGAGCTCCGTCGGATCCCGCTCGGCGAGGCGCAGGGCTACAGCTCCCTCGCGGAGGCGCTCGACGCATTCCCGGACGCGCGCTTCAACATCGACATCAAGTCCGAGGACGCGATCGCGCCGACGATCGCGGCGATCCGCGAGGCGCGGGCGATCGACCGCGTGCTGATCTCGTCCTTCAGCAGGTCGCGCCGACGCGCGGTCGTCGAGGGCCTCCCCGGCGTCGCGACCTCCCTCTCGGCCTCCGAGGTCGCGCCGCTCCTCCTCGCGGCTCGGCTCGGCGCCCGGGCCGCCGTGCGGCGCCTGGTCCGCGGGATCGACGCCGTGCAGATCCCGCCGCGCGCGAAAGGCATCGACCTCGTTCCCCGAGGCGCCGTCGAGGCGATCCGCGCCGCCGGGGTCGAGCTCCACATCTGGACGGTCAACGACCCGGCCGAGATGCACCGCCTCCTGGATCTGGGCGTCGACGGACTCGTCACCGACCGGGCCGATCTCGCGGTCGAGGTGCTCGCCGCCCGCGCATGA
- a CDS encoding RNA polymerase-binding protein RbpA, whose translation MADRSLRGMRLGSQSLQSEIGVEFSPRKKSTYRTAEGLTFEVTFAAEADIPDVWPSPKTGEEGRLVGDDGALVEVEEVETKTPRTHWDMLLERRTRDELEELLQERLELLRARRGGAKRSA comes from the coding sequence ATGGCAGATCGCAGTCTGCGCGGCATGCGACTCGGATCCCAGAGCCTACAGAGCGAAATCGGGGTCGAGTTCTCGCCGCGCAAGAAGTCCACATATCGCACGGCCGAGGGGCTGACCTTCGAGGTCACGTTCGCCGCGGAGGCCGACATCCCGGATGTCTGGCCCTCGCCCAAGACGGGTGAGGAGGGGCGTCTCGTCGGCGACGACGGCGCGCTCGTCGAGGTCGAGGAGGTCGAGACGAAGACCCCCCGCACCCACTGGGACATGCTGCTCGAGCGCCGCACCCGCGACGAGCTCGAGGAGCTCCTCCAGGAGCGGCTCGAGCTGCTCCGGGCCCGCCGAGGCGGAGCGAAGCGCTCCGCCTAG